The proteins below are encoded in one region of Tachypleus tridentatus isolate NWPU-2018 chromosome 4, ASM421037v1, whole genome shotgun sequence:
- the LOC143248157 gene encoding solute carrier family 35 member G1-like, protein MNIEAHRSHRSTQMFNSSEVLVVREHDQLSQTFDQKLTKHKPIQTKSFFYLLANVKKIRNRFIFWLWRFPGLGILCALSSGFFFASGAVLVKLLTQINSTEIFLVRCTGQLVVCIPIAIYTKNSVFGVKGEQSYLLLRAVLSAISGNCIYLSYRFLPLGDASTIVLSAPIFATVFAKIFLKEACDIINTILILLTLGGVLLIAKPTFLTGTTISSSHIVGSLIAFTACILDSLWFVANRKLQKTHFSVIIIVYSTVVIILDTVILSYLDGFSLPVCGNDGIYLVGVACCGIGGQLLLTTALKLENVGPVSIARTIDIVLAFIFQVTITGEKVTWSSVLGAILVSACAVLTAVRRYKAHKM, encoded by the exons ATGAATATAGAGGCACATCGTTCCCATAG atctaCCCAGATGTTTAATTCCAGTGAAGTATTGGTTGTGAGGGAACATGATCAGTTGAGTCAGACTTTCGACCAGAAACTTACTAAACACAAGCCAATTCAAACTAAGAGCTTTTTCTATCTACTtgcaaatgttaaaaaaattagaaataggTTTATATTTTGGCTTTGGAGGTTTCCTGGTTTAGGAATACTCTGTGCTTTGAGTTCTGGTTTCTTTTTCGCCAGCGGTGCCGTTCTGGTGAAGCTGTTGACACAAATAAATTCAACAGAGATATTTTTAGTACGTTGTACTGGACAGTTGGTTGTTTGCATTCCCATTGCaatctatacaaaaaattctgtgtTTGGAGTGAAGGGCGAGCAGTCTTACTTATTGTTGCGAGCAGTATTATCAGCAATATCTGGAAACTGCATATACTTATCTTACCGTTTTTTACCGTTAGGTGATGCTTCGACAATTGTCCTCAGCGCTCCTATTTTTGCCACAGTTTTTGCTAAAATATTCCTGAAGGAAGCTTGTGATATTATCAACACGATTTTGATTCTACTGACATTAGGAGGTGTTCTACTCATTGCAAAACCGACATTCCTGACTGGAACCACCATTTCAAGCAGTCACATTGTGGGATCGCTTATAGCTTTTACCGCTTGCATTCTCGACAGTTTGTGGTTCGTTGCAAACAGAAAGCTGCAGAAGACCCATTTTTCTGTCATTATCATAGTTTACTCAACAGTCGTCATTATCTTGGATACAGTAATCCTTTCTTATCTGGACGGGTTCAGTCTTCCTGTTTGTGGAAATGATGGCATCTACTTAGTTGGTGTGGCTTGTTGTGGCATCGGAGGACAACTTTTATTAACAACTGCACTTAAACTGGAAAACGTAGGCCCAGTTTCAATAGCTAGGACAATTGATATAGTTTTGGCATTTATTTTTCAGGTTACAATAACTGGTGAAAAAGTTACATGGTCAAGTGTTCTCGGAGCTATTTTAGTGAGTGCATGCGCTGTTTTAACAGCCGTAAGAAGATATAAGGCTCATAAAATGTAA